From the Corvus moneduloides isolate bCorMon1 chromosome 13, bCorMon1.pri, whole genome shotgun sequence genome, the window GGGCTCGGTGGGGACAGCTCGGGGCTCGGTGGGACCGCTCCGGGGCTCGGTGGGGACAGCTCGGGGCTCGGTGGGGACCGCTCGGGGCTCGGTGAGACCGCTCCGGGGCTCGGTGGGGGCAGCTCCGGGGCTCGGTGGGACAGCTCGGGGCTCGGTGGGACCGCTCCGGGGCTCGGTGGGGACAGCTCGGGGCTCGGTGGGGACAGCTCGGGGCTCGGTGAGACCGCTCCGGGGCTCGGTGGGGACCGCTCGGGGCTCGGTGAGACCGCTCCGGGGCTCGGTGGGACCGCTCGGGGCTCGGTGGGACCGCTCGGGGCTCGGTGGGGACAGCTCGGGGCTCGGTGGGACCGCTCCGGGGCTCGGTGGGGACAGCTCGGGGCTCGGTGGGGACAGCTCGGGGCTCGGTGAGACCGCTCCGGGGCTCGGTGGGACCGCTCCGGGGCTCGGTGGGGACCGCTCGGGGCTCGGTGGGGACCGCTCGGGGCTCGGTGGGACCGCTCCGGGGCTCGGTGGGGACCGCTCCGGGGCTCGGTGGGGACCGCTCGGGGCTCGGTGGGGACCGCTCGGGGCTCGGTGGGACCGCTCCGGGGCTCGGTGGGGACCGCTCCGGGGCTCGGTGGGGACAGCTCGGGGCTCGGTGGGACCGCTCCGGGGCTCGGTGGGACCGCTCCGGGGCTCGGTGGGGACAGCTCGGGGCTCGGTGGGACCGCTCCGGGGCTCGGTGGGGACAGCTCCGGGGCTCGGTGGGACCGCTCGGGGCTCGGTGGGGACAGCTCGGGGCTCGGTGGGACCGCTCGGGGCTCGGTGGGGACCGCTCGGGGCTCGGTGAGACCGCTCGGGGCTCGGTGGGGACCGCTCGGGGCTCGGTGGGACCGCTCCGGGGCTCGGTGGGGACCGCTCGGGGCTCGGTGGGGACAGCTCGGGGCTTCGTGGGACCGCTCCGTGGCTCGGCGGGGCCGGACCGGGGAGCGACAGGAGAGAACCGGGGAGCAGAGGGGACTCACCGGGCACCGAGGAGCGGCGGGGACCCGCCGGGGACTGAACCGATtccagaaaagagaattttgggCTCCCGGCCTTTTTGCTTTTGGGCGTTTTTCCCCGGTTTTTTTTCGTTGTTTTCCCCGGAGGGGGAAGCAAAGCCGCGGCTCGCGGGTGGCAGGGGCGGCCGGGGCACCGGGAATCGTTGTTGTTGTCGCCGAGCCGGGAGCCCGAAATGGAAACGAAATCGTGGGAGGCTCATCCCGGCGGCACCGAGCATCCCCGGGGGCCgagggccaggaggaggaggaggaggaggaaaggcgGGGATCGCTCCGCTCGTTCCCGGAGGATTTTCCCCGGGCGGAGCGGGGGGTGGGCGAGCGGGGGGCggtggggccggggccggggccggggtcgGGGGGGGTTCGGGGGCTCAGCGGGGCCGCTGCCGGTAGTTGCCGTTGATCTCCGGCGAGATGGTGACGGCCTCGGCGCCCAGGGGCAGCTTGTCGCTGTACTCGGAGCGCACCTCGAACTCCTCGGCGCCGCCCTTGGACTGCGACTCGGCCATGGAGCTGGCGGCCACGCTCTCCTCCCGCTCCAGCTCGGCCGcgccttctccctccctcctgcgCCTCCACCGCGCTccttcttcatcctcctcctcgtcctcctcctcggcctcgccggccgggccgggctcgaAGTTCTTCTCGGACTCCAGGTAGGACGCGCGGGGGTCGAAGTCGGCGGCCATGCGCTTCTCCATCTGGTCGGGGTTCTGCGCCTTCATGATGAGCTTGTAGGGCTTGCCGTGCAGCTTGGCGAGCAGGTGGCACCACGTGGCGCCCAGCAGCggcagcgtggccagcagcagcaggaagatgcTGACCACCACGATGATGATCAGCGACGGGATCTCCTTCTTGGTGCTGAACACCACCTGCACCTGGCACTCCTCGCCCAGGTAGCTCAGGCACACCGAGTAGTTGGTGCCGGGGTTCAGGCCCTGGAACCAGTACGAGTTCACGCCGGCCTCGATCCGCGACCACTGCACCAGGGCGTGGCCCCGGCGGCCCTGCTGGCACAGGTAGAGCACCCCGAGGTGGCCCCCGCCGGGCCGCGGCTGCGTCGGGGTGAGCTGGACGCGGGCATCGCGCTCCGCCACGTCCAGGGCGATGACGCCCAGCTCGAAGCTGTGCTGCTTGAAGTCGCCGCTCTGGTTGAAGGCGTGGTTGGAGATGTACTTGGTGCTGCTCGCCGCCGAGCCGCACTTCTTCTCCAAGGCTGGCGGCTCCAAAGGGACCcggccctggccctgcccctCGAGCTCcgtcccctcctcctcctcctcctccgccgccgccgccgccgaggGCCGGCTCTGCCGGGTGGGGCCCAGCGCTTTGCTCCTCTCCTCCGGGGTCAGCACGCTGTTCTTCGCCCCCTTGGCGCCGGGTTTCTTGTCCCCCGCCTGGCCCTTGCCGCCCAGCGGGTCCCTGCCGGGCTGCAGCGGGTATTTCTGCGCGCCCGCCACCGCCACGTTGACCGAGGTGTGGTTGCTGCCCAGCTCGTTGGTGGCCACGCAGGTGTAGGTACCCTCCTCGCGCTTACTCAAGTGCGGGATCACCAAGGTGCCGTTCTTGAAGACCAGGAAGCGCTcgggctcctgctgctggggctgctccttcccGGCGCTCTCCGGGGGGCTCCCGCTGAGCTCCAGGCTCTGGCCGGCCGTGCGGATCTTCCAGCGGAGCTCGGGCGGCGGCGAGCCGGTCA encodes:
- the LOC116450599 gene encoding immunoglobulin superfamily containing leucine-rich repeat protein 2-like, with translation MAPLLALLLAALLASGRACPEPCACVDKYAHQFADCAYKELQAVPAGLPSNVTTLSLSANKISSLPRGAFAEVTQVSSLWLAHNEIAAIEPGALAVLVQLKNLDISHNQIAEFPWQDLRNLSALQLLKMNNNRMALVPQGAFRTLKDLRSLRINNNRFATLPEGVFDSLGSLSHLQIYNNPFECSCALQWLKRWMESTLISIPEKDSIACALPERLRGVPLAKVPDLQCAAPTVQLSYSPNLDAAELFDGFTLSLHCAVTGSPPPELRWKIRTAGQSLELSGSPPESAGKEQPQQQEPERFLVFKNGTLVIPHLSKREEGTYTCVATNELGSNHTSVNVAVAGAQKYPLQPGRDPLGGKGQAGDKKPGAKGAKNSVLTPEERSKALGPTRQSRPSAAAAAEEEEEEGTELEGQGQGRVPLEPPALEKKCGSAASSTKYISNHAFNQSGDFKQHSFELGVIALDVAERDARVQLTPTQPRPGGGHLGVLYLCQQGRRGHALVQWSRIEAGVNSYWFQGLNPGTNYSVCLSYLGEECQVQVVFSTKKEIPSLIIIVVVSIFLLLLATLPLLGATWCHLLAKLHGKPYKLIMKAQNPDQMEKRMAADFDPRASYLESEKNFEPGPAGEAEEEDEEEDEEGARWRRRREGEGAAELEREESVAASSMAESQSKGGAEEFEVRSEYSDKLPLGAEAVTISPEINGNYRQRPR